The segment CAACTATCTCGATTTCATCCCCTATTTTAGAAGCTTCACTAATTATAGCTTTGAAAATCTCACCGTCAATTTTTGCTGTAACACTATGGTTAACGGAGGGCTCCTTTAACGATTGAACTTCTTTTTTCTCAACCTTTAGGCTCAAGTTGCTTCGCGTTCCCGTCTTCTCGTCTCTAACTGTTATCCTTATACCGTCCTCAATTTCGTATATTTCTATACTAGATCTTCCCTTCATCTTTGATAATATTTTTTTCAAATCATTTAGATTAAGTTCTATAGACATAGGTTTCTCTATTTGGTACTCTTCGAGTGAATCCTTGCTTATGTCAACAACTCCCATCATTACTTTATCCTCTGTTAGATATTTACTACTTATCCCTTCTTCTGTAAGGTTGATGGGTAAGTTATCAGTTATCTTAGACATAGAAGAAATAATATAGTAAAAATCTTTCGAACTAGCGTATATTGCTCTAAACATCATTCTTCCTTACTCTTCTTGGCCTTTTTAACTTTCTTAGTAGTTTTCCTCTTAGATTGAGTAGCTTTGCTTTTCTCAGTCTTACTTTCAAACAGGGAGTTATTTGCTTCAAACTCTTTCTTAGCCTCATCTATACTAATTTTACCTGCGATTAACCTATGCCATATATCTGTGTTTTTTGTTAACAGTTCAATATCCTGAAGCGACATAGCCGGTATTCCTTCATCTTCATCCTCAACTCTCACCTCATCTGAAGAAACTTGTGGTTCGCTCTCCTCTTCAAAGTCTTCTGACATTCTGATTACCTCCCATCTATGCGAACAATTATTACTTCATCCTCCGTTATATCTCTTGTTATCATCATTCCTCTCTCAAGTCCTGAAAGGCTCTCGTAGATTGTCCTTTCAGCATTTATATATCTTCCTCCTATGATCTTTGAAATGTAAGAGAGCTCGTCCGGCTCGCTCAGTCTCATAGCCATTACAAGAGTAGCGTTATTTATTATTCTTTCTAGCTTTTTTGAGTACTGAGAGATTATAATAAACCCGTGGCCGAACTTTCTTCCCTCTGCAAATAGCCTCTCTGCCAACCTCTCGCCGCTTTCCTTTTCAAGGAGAAAAGGAGCCTCATCTATAACTATCAACCTTTTCAGGGTGTTAGACTTTTCATTATACATGTAATTAAATATTGATATTAGTACAGATTCCATTATTATATATTTTATGTGAGACGTTGTTACTTTAGAGAAATCTAGTACAACCTGACCTCTAAGAAGATCCTTAATGTCTTCCTTCCCTAAAAACACGTTAGAATCTAGGAACAACAGGTAAGGCTCAATGCTTTTCAGCTGATTTATGTCTTGAGAGTTAATAGCAGCTACCTTTTTTCTCTGGATGAGTGTAATTAGATCTCTAATTGTTGGAGGCTCTAAGCTCCAAGTACTTCGATCTTCATCATATATCCCTTTTTCTTGATAGGCTTCAATCAGCAGATTTGAGATAGTCATCGTTTGAATGTTTCCTAGACCGAATACTGACTTCAGCATCATAGCTATTTCGGTTGATCTCTGTTTTGGAGATCTTTCAAAAAGCGATAAAGGGTTTAAGCCATTAACTGACATATCTATCTTCTTTCCTGGAATGTCAGAATACTCCCCGTGAATATCGAAGACTATATAGTCAATTTTAATCTGGCTCAGAATAGTCCTAGCTAAGGTCGACTTTCCATATCCACTGGATCCTATGATCACAGAATTATAATTCTTCATTTTATTGAAATCTATGTAAAATTTTCCTCTTTCATTAACCCATTTATATCTATAACCAGATTGAAATATGCCCGGAATTACTCCTTTTATTAATACTTTTTCAATTGTACCAATATATATTTGATTACTAGGTCCATTGTATGATTTTGGTTCAAATATTATTAGATACGGTAGAAGAATCCATGACAAGGAGGAGAGTAACGCTAAATAAAATTCACCAAGAAAAGATGAAAACACACAATCAACAATTACTCCTACTACTAGGAAAACGGATTTGGTTAACCAGTATACAAGTATCGACAAAACAAACGTTAGCAAGAAGATTTTCGAATCAGGTCTTCTATTTAACCTCCTTATCGTAAGTGTGCTTCTCTCCCAGAGCGATCTTGTTAAAAACATGATAAGAAATGCAACCCCTAAGCCCGAGATGTAATATGTAACTGCTAGAAGATCGCTGACGTTGAACAAAGTGAGCAGAGTAACAATAGATAGAGCATATGCAAAACTTGAAAACATAGATTCAAGTATAAATGGAAATACTACTCCGTTAATGAAGAGGGCAAGAGGAATGATTAGAAAAGCAGATAGCTGTCCTAGATATGTAGGAATCAAATAAGGTATAAGGGCTACTTCAATTAAGGTTATAGAGAGTACAATGAGATATCTAAGGGTAACTTCCATATCTTTAAAAAACCTAATAGTCGAAAATAATATGTCTTCATGTATTCGACCGCTCAGGAATTTATCTTAAAACTTAGATCTCTTGGATATACTCAGCTTACTCCTATTCAAAAAATGGCAATACCAAGTATACTAAAAGGAAAGCACACTTTAATCGTTGCTCCAACTGGTCACGGAAAAACGGAAGCCGCAATAATCCCTGTCATGTATCATCTATTTTTAAACAAATATAATAAAATATCTGCTTTGTATATTTCGCCATTAAGAGCATTAAATAGAGATTTAGAGGCAAGGCTAAAAAGAATTGGGCAGGAGTTTGGGGTAAACGTAAGCACTAGACATGGAGATAACTCCAGGAAGGAGAAAAAAGACGTGGTACTAAATCCTCCTGATCTCCTTATAACTACTCCTGAGACGCTTCTCTACCTGATCACTTACAATAGAATGAAAAATTTACTTAGCAACTTAAGATGGATTATAATAGACGAGCTTCAGGAGATGCTGGATGAGAAAAGAGGCTACGAATTGTCGGTTGTTATTCAAAGGATCAAGAGAATTACGAAAAATCCAAGAATTATAGGTTTGTCTGCAACAATAAGTAACATTGAGTTAGCTAAGGCATATCTAAGCTTAAACGAAGATGTAGAAGTCGCTAAAATAGATGCAAGAAAAGAGATGGAGGTAATAGTTGATATACCTCAAGTCTCAAGAGAAATAGTAGACAAATCTTTAAGATATGGCAAGGACCCAGTTTTATTTTCCAGATTGACAAGGCTAGTTGAGATAATAGAGAAAAGCAAGCCTACTTTAATTTTTACAAATACAAGAGAGACGGCAGAGTTTCTTGCTCATGAACTTGGCCAAATGTTTAACATTAAGATAGCCTCTCATCACGGTTCGCTTTCTAGAGAGGTGAGAATGGACACAGAAAATGAGTTTAAGAAGGGAAAACTGGATGCCATTGTGGCCACCTCTAGCCTAGAGCTAGGAATAGATATTGGTAATATCTCTCTAGTAATTCAGTATATGTCCCCAAGGCAGTGCGTAAGACTAGTTCAAAGAGTCGGACGAAGTGGACATTCACTAAAAGGCGTAGCTAAAGGCATAGTAATACCAGGGAGTTCTATATACGACGTTTTAGAGTCAAAAGCAATTACAGAGCTTTCCAGAGAGTATCTTGAGCCCATGGTGCCCGAGGAAAATCCTCTAGATGTAATAGCTCATCAGCTAGCCGGGATGGTAATCGATGAACCGGTGTCCCTAAAGGATGCCCTTGAAATCTTTCACGGTTCTCCATATTTTAAGAACCTATCACTCGAGGAATTAGAAGAAGTAATAGAGCAGTTACAAGCAGAGAAAGTTATAAAGAGGGAAGGAGACAAATTGAAACCGTCAAGGAGGACATGGAAGTACTACTATAGTATTAACATGATACCTGACTCCAACACATCTTACACTGTTATAGATACCGATTCTAATCAGAAAGTAGGAAATCTAGATTTTGATTTCGTCTCTATACTTAGTGAGGATGACGTTTTCATTTTAGGCGGTAAGCTTTGGCGTGTTATCTCAATCGATGATGGGAAAGTCTATGTCGTTTCGGCAGAACTAAAGAAAGGTGACTTAC is part of the Metallosphaera cuprina Ar-4 genome and harbors:
- a CDS encoding RNA polymerase subunit Rpo13 — protein: MSEDFEEESEPQVSSDEVRVEDEDEGIPAMSLQDIELLTKNTDIWHRLIAGKISIDEAKKEFEANNSLFESKTEKSKATQSKRKTTKKVKKAKKSKEE
- a CDS encoding ATP-binding protein; the encoded protein is MEVTLRYLIVLSITLIEVALIPYLIPTYLGQLSAFLIIPLALFINGVVFPFILESMFSSFAYALSIVTLLTLFNVSDLLAVTYYISGLGVAFLIMFLTRSLWERSTLTIRRLNRRPDSKIFLLTFVLSILVYWLTKSVFLVVGVIVDCVFSSFLGEFYLALLSSLSWILLPYLIIFEPKSYNGPSNQIYIGTIEKVLIKGVIPGIFQSGYRYKWVNERGKFYIDFNKMKNYNSVIIGSSGYGKSTLARTILSQIKIDYIVFDIHGEYSDIPGKKIDMSVNGLNPLSLFERSPKQRSTEIAMMLKSVFGLGNIQTMTISNLLIEAYQEKGIYDEDRSTWSLEPPTIRDLITLIQRKKVAAINSQDINQLKSIEPYLLFLDSNVFLGKEDIKDLLRGQVVLDFSKVTTSHIKYIIMESVLISIFNYMYNEKSNTLKRLIVIDEAPFLLEKESGERLAERLFAEGRKFGHGFIIISQYSKKLERIINNATLVMAMRLSEPDELSYISKIIGGRYINAERTIYESLSGLERGMMITRDITEDEVIIVRIDGR
- a CDS encoding DEAD/DEAH box helicase, which codes for MYSTAQEFILKLRSLGYTQLTPIQKMAIPSILKGKHTLIVAPTGHGKTEAAIIPVMYHLFLNKYNKISALYISPLRALNRDLEARLKRIGQEFGVNVSTRHGDNSRKEKKDVVLNPPDLLITTPETLLYLITYNRMKNLLSNLRWIIIDELQEMLDEKRGYELSVVIQRIKRITKNPRIIGLSATISNIELAKAYLSLNEDVEVAKIDARKEMEVIVDIPQVSREIVDKSLRYGKDPVLFSRLTRLVEIIEKSKPTLIFTNTRETAEFLAHELGQMFNIKIASHHGSLSREVRMDTENEFKKGKLDAIVATSSLELGIDIGNISLVIQYMSPRQCVRLVQRVGRSGHSLKGVAKGIVIPGSSIYDVLESKAITELSREYLEPMVPEENPLDVIAHQLAGMVIDEPVSLKDALEIFHGSPYFKNLSLEELEEVIEQLQAEKVIKREGDKLKPSRRTWKYYYSINMIPDSNTSYTVIDTDSNQKVGNLDFDFVSILSEDDVFILGGKLWRVISIDDGKVYVVSAELKKGDLPSWFGEAIPVEKEISMKVYSYLEDILSGKITVEKEIREKLEDHLSRNYPIPRRDEILVELIGSDLIVIHSPFGSKGNNTLGSLICAIFASKGYTVSYRNDPYHIVITSMSSFNLQLVNEVINKLSLIDLKYASSLLESEIIGSPQFKWILLIEAQRFGAIDKGVEAKLGQYVLKAYIDTIIGKEAIKEFLVKFHDLDVIPLIRKVKWNVVEVPSPSPLAEDFLQRLLAFTPSNEKPLMIEVFKRRMMNKELLFICLMCGWNSTSKVSETPNKCPKCDSVFITSTFPDDKEAIDIIRKNIEGKRLNGKERKRLSELKLISSLFTNYGRMTFLALAVRGIGPSNLANVLRYLSQGEDKFYEKLMEEERKFIRYRKYWQ